The following proteins are co-located in the Xiphophorus maculatus strain JP 163 A chromosome 24, X_maculatus-5.0-male, whole genome shotgun sequence genome:
- the LOC111607673 gene encoding uncharacterized protein LOC111607673: MTEHSGQQASPADAIRRTLSEQQSQLHTHESALRELSARQAETNQRLTDLMNFLQKSVPQATPPDPAPAPDPAPPARPSYSEVRPPTPERFSGDIYRLTARRNV; this comes from the exons ATGACAGAACACTCCGGCCAGCAGGCAAGCCCCGCAGACGCCATCAGACGAACACTATCGGAACAACAGTCACAACTTCACACTCATGAGTCCGCCCTACGAGAATTAAGTGCCCGTCAAGCCGAGACTAACCAGCGCCTAACTGATCTAATGAATTTCCTACAGAAATCTGTTCCGCAGGCTACGCCTCCAGACCCCGCGCCGGCTCCCGACCCGGCTCCGCCAGCGCGTCCTTCATACTCGGAGGTTCGACCTCCTACCCCGGAAAGATTCTCTGGAGACATATACAG ACTAACGGCCAGACGGAACGTTTGA